A part of Larkinella insperata genomic DNA contains:
- a CDS encoding SusD/RagB family nutrient-binding outer membrane lipoprotein, producing the protein MKTIKTWRAFLLAMVCLGLSACKEDLTEINKNPNSPENVSSNYVLTYSLVNSGKLVFGLGKNSSKIAAAMQYMQAGTNEGAAETNQYAWGQEGWGGYYDILRNVQIIYDNGVRDDNKLFQGIGLTMKSMLYGLLTDLYGDIPYSEALKASTGSFFPKYDSQADVYKGILTDLKKADELLQNLTAKDVVSATSDVMYKGDATKWRKFANSLRLRYALRLADKKAEMAALGINLETEFREAAAGAFTSKSDDATIAFLGTNSDNAQPGGPLASATFNWLTKPAKPLVDKLLQLKDPRLQRWANPVRRKWDANVKTETTKSFTNLFGETYSVVYVPNVASSADTNLYVGLPVGLPITQGIVYNKGNDVSVYPNEQNPYISFIHDRYRKNADPYVAMNFMNYPEVEFILAEAALLGGFGATDAEAHYKKAVQASMDKEGALAAASFNFETYYAQPGVSYASAENKQERILEQKWISSWFSIQSWFDWRRTGYPVLKTGPVAQFGAALPIRYMYPTPNLDPKYIANYNDAVSRLGNTNFIPTGQSKDHHYARMWLIQGTSKPW; encoded by the coding sequence ATGAAAACGATAAAAACATGGAGAGCCTTCTTGCTGGCGATGGTGTGTCTGGGGCTATCGGCCTGTAAAGAGGACCTCACCGAGATTAACAAGAACCCCAACAGTCCCGAAAATGTGTCTTCCAATTACGTCCTTACTTATTCACTGGTCAACAGCGGGAAACTGGTGTTCGGTCTGGGTAAGAACAGTTCCAAGATTGCTGCCGCCATGCAGTACATGCAGGCGGGAACAAACGAAGGCGCGGCCGAAACGAATCAGTATGCCTGGGGGCAGGAAGGCTGGGGCGGCTACTACGATATCCTGCGAAACGTGCAGATCATTTACGACAACGGCGTGCGGGACGACAACAAACTGTTCCAGGGCATCGGGCTGACCATGAAATCCATGCTCTACGGGTTGCTCACCGACCTCTACGGCGACATTCCCTATAGCGAGGCCCTGAAGGCCAGCACCGGGTCGTTTTTTCCAAAATATGATAGCCAGGCCGATGTGTATAAAGGCATCCTGACCGATCTGAAAAAGGCGGACGAACTGCTTCAGAACCTGACCGCCAAGGATGTGGTAAGCGCCACGTCGGATGTGATGTATAAGGGTGATGCCACCAAATGGCGGAAGTTTGCCAATTCGTTGCGGCTGCGTTACGCCCTGCGTCTGGCCGATAAAAAGGCGGAGATGGCAGCATTGGGGATCAATCTTGAAACCGAGTTCAGGGAAGCGGCCGCGGGTGCCTTCACCAGCAAGTCGGATGATGCCACCATTGCTTTCCTGGGGACCAACTCCGACAACGCCCAGCCCGGCGGCCCGCTGGCATCGGCCACTTTCAACTGGCTGACCAAACCGGCCAAACCACTGGTTGACAAGCTGCTTCAGTTGAAGGACCCGAGGTTACAGCGCTGGGCCAATCCGGTACGGAGAAAATGGGATGCCAACGTGAAAACGGAAACTACGAAGTCATTCACAAACCTGTTCGGGGAGACGTATTCCGTGGTCTACGTCCCCAACGTGGCCTCCAGTGCCGATACCAACCTGTACGTAGGGTTGCCGGTCGGGCTTCCCATTACGCAGGGCATCGTCTACAACAAAGGAAATGATGTATCGGTCTACCCCAACGAGCAAAATCCTTACATTTCGTTCATTCACGACCGGTACCGGAAAAATGCCGACCCCTACGTAGCCATGAATTTCATGAACTATCCGGAGGTTGAGTTTATTCTGGCGGAGGCCGCCCTGCTCGGCGGATTTGGTGCCACCGACGCGGAAGCGCATTACAAAAAAGCGGTTCAGGCGTCGATGGACAAAGAGGGGGCACTGGCAGCCGCTTCGTTTAATTTTGAAACGTATTATGCGCAACCCGGAGTAAGCTACGCCAGCGCTGAAAACAAGCAGGAACGGATTTTAGAGCAGAAATGGATCTCGTCCTGGTTCAGCATCCAATCCTGGTTCGACTGGCGACGGACAGGCTACCCCGTGCTCAAAACCGGTCCGGTGGCGCAATTCGGCGCGGCCCTGCCGATTCGTTACATGTATCCGACGCCCAACCTGGACCCCAAGTACATCGCAAATTACAACGATGCCGTAAGCCGATTGGGCAATACCAACTTTATTCCAACAGGCCAGAGCAAGGATCATCATTATGCCAGAATGTGGCTCATACAGGGCACATCGAAACCGTGGTAA
- a CDS encoding glycoside hydrolase family 31 protein, with amino-acid sequence MITAQKRFPVLFFLLVWSIAGFAQSSWTETAPGVWKLSVGKPEAYNLLTAAGVPPNTAALASLPKTGFPLPKEDISVKVVDGKTYLRFPLERGEQLYGFGLNFQTVHQRGKILQLHMDHYGNRDNGRTHSPTPFYVSSNGYGVFVNSARYITVYAGSAARLDGKNAPKAQDRNTDKDWSAHPYSDAVEMLVPAEGVEIYVLGGPKPMEVVRRFNLFNGGGCLPPRWGLGFTQRVHRLYTADSVRREAAEFEARQYPLDFIGLEPGWQSKSYPCTFEWDKTRFPDPAGFVKDMLSKNVRINLWTNPYVSPDASIFPQIKPFSGSHTVWVGAVPDLTIPQARDIYWRQFDKDHVGIGVSGYKIDEVDGNDSWLWPDVATFPSGISAEQMRQTYGLLVQKQSTDLYRNRNTRTYGLVRASNAGGSSFPYVIYNDNYSHQDFITGVINSGFAGVLWTPEVRASKTGEEWLRRFQSVCFSPMAMINAWADGTKPWSFPDVAEQVKAVAQLRMQMMPYWYTEFAKYHFEGTPPFRALNLEDGFMEKVEKQTAVTDLGENPYQEALTKEIKDQYMAGEYLLVAPMFTGQSSRKVILPKGKWYDFYTGKYAGNGEVITVTPGLDKIPVFVKDGGVVPMMPPMLHAPKPGQKVDLEIRHYGEKPAQYRLYDDDGETYNYEKGQLSWRLIQVERQKNGRWKGRMSAAEKGKPDTVGKVTWRFMTE; translated from the coding sequence ATGATCACTGCCCAAAAACGATTCCCGGTCCTTTTTTTCCTGTTGGTCTGGAGCATTGCTGGTTTCGCCCAATCCTCCTGGACCGAAACCGCACCCGGTGTCTGGAAACTTTCCGTTGGCAAACCGGAAGCCTACAACCTGCTGACGGCCGCGGGCGTGCCACCCAATACCGCTGCACTGGCCAGCTTGCCCAAAACCGGTTTCCCGCTGCCCAAAGAAGACATTTCGGTGAAGGTGGTAGACGGAAAGACGTACCTGCGCTTTCCGCTTGAACGCGGAGAGCAGTTATACGGCTTTGGCCTGAACTTTCAGACGGTTCATCAGCGGGGAAAGATCCTGCAACTGCACATGGACCACTACGGCAACCGCGACAACGGCCGGACCCATTCGCCGACGCCTTTTTATGTGTCGTCCAACGGCTACGGGGTTTTCGTCAATTCAGCCCGCTACATCACGGTGTATGCCGGGTCGGCGGCCCGGCTGGACGGTAAAAATGCCCCGAAAGCGCAGGACCGAAACACGGACAAGGACTGGTCGGCCCATCCGTATTCCGACGCCGTTGAAATGCTGGTTCCGGCCGAGGGGGTTGAAATTTACGTTTTGGGCGGCCCGAAGCCAATGGAAGTGGTCCGGCGTTTTAACCTGTTCAATGGGGGAGGGTGTCTGCCTCCGCGCTGGGGACTCGGTTTTACGCAGCGGGTCCACCGGCTTTATACTGCCGACAGCGTAAGGCGGGAAGCGGCCGAGTTTGAAGCCCGGCAATATCCGCTGGATTTCATTGGTCTGGAACCCGGCTGGCAGAGCAAATCGTATCCGTGTACGTTCGAGTGGGACAAAACCCGTTTTCCCGACCCGGCCGGTTTTGTGAAAGACATGCTCAGTAAAAACGTCCGCATTAACCTGTGGACCAATCCGTACGTTTCACCCGACGCGTCGATCTTTCCGCAGATCAAACCGTTCAGCGGTTCGCACACGGTTTGGGTCGGGGCCGTGCCTGATCTGACGATTCCGCAGGCGCGGGATATTTACTGGCGGCAGTTCGACAAGGATCACGTGGGCATCGGCGTCAGCGGGTATAAAATTGATGAGGTTGATGGTAATGATTCGTGGTTGTGGCCCGACGTAGCCACGTTTCCGTCAGGCATCAGCGCCGAGCAGATGCGGCAGACCTACGGGTTGCTGGTGCAGAAGCAGAGCACGGATTTGTACCGCAACCGCAACACCCGCACCTACGGCTTGGTGCGGGCATCGAACGCGGGCGGCTCGTCGTTTCCGTACGTGATTTACAACGACAATTACAGCCACCAGGATTTTATTACGGGGGTGATCAACAGCGGATTTGCGGGCGTTTTGTGGACTCCGGAAGTGCGGGCGTCGAAGACGGGCGAGGAGTGGCTGCGCCGGTTTCAGTCGGTTTGTTTTTCACCGATGGCGATGATTAATGCCTGGGCCGATGGCACCAAACCGTGGTCGTTCCCCGACGTGGCCGAGCAGGTGAAGGCCGTTGCGCAACTCCGGATGCAGATGATGCCGTACTGGTACACCGAATTTGCCAAATACCACTTCGAAGGCACCCCGCCGTTCCGGGCGCTGAATCTGGAAGACGGTTTTATGGAGAAAGTGGAGAAGCAAACCGCCGTAACGGACCTGGGCGAAAACCCGTATCAGGAAGCCCTTACGAAGGAAATTAAGGACCAGTACATGGCGGGCGAGTACCTGCTCGTGGCGCCGATGTTTACCGGGCAGTCGTCGCGCAAGGTGATTTTACCGAAAGGAAAGTGGTACGATTTCTACACGGGCAAGTATGCCGGCAACGGGGAGGTCATTACGGTCACGCCGGGGCTGGACAAAATTCCGGTTTTTGTGAAAGATGGCGGGGTTGTACCGATGATGCCGCCGATGCTGCACGCGCCCAAACCGGGCCAGAAGGTCGATCTGGAAATCCGGCATTACGGCGAAAAACCGGCGCAATACCGCCTGTACGACGACGATGGCGAAACTTATAACTACGAAAAAGGCCAGTTGAGCTGGCGACTGATCCAGGTTGAGCGGCAGAAAAACGGAAGGTGGAAAGGCCGAATGTCGGCGGCTGAGAAGGGCAAGCCGGACACCGTCGGGAAGGTGACGTGGCGGTTTATGACGGAGTGA
- a CDS encoding carbohydrate-binding family 9-like protein produces MKKYRPVGLPSFFVLALGLLFFQGSSVRTDFSEKNQPADATNRRNARNTETGRTAAGDSAQWAFPCDRKTIERYTAYRTAKPPVIDGKLDEEIWTKIPRSPRFVDLVSGNNTIHDTRAAVCWDNENLYVAFWVEEPFINAKLTNHNDPIYTDNDVEVFIAGKDTYYEFEINSFGTRYEAFFIWKEAYEKGGYDQNPIFALSNPNVKKFNGVGYKHHPRGLRYGSWDFRFPGLQSAVHIDGTINNNKDRDRKWTVELAFPWKGMEWIAKADNRALPPKNNDNWRIDFSRFNTYKEAAPADDHGGWAWNSHRVWDSHVPECFPIITFSNKTR; encoded by the coding sequence ATGAAAAAATATCGCCCGGTTGGTTTGCCCTCGTTTTTTGTTCTTGCCCTTGGTTTGCTGTTCTTCCAGGGCTCCAGTGTACGAACGGATTTCAGTGAAAAAAACCAACCGGCTGACGCTACCAACCGGCGCAATGCCCGGAATACCGAAACCGGGCGGACAGCTGCGGGCGATTCGGCCCAATGGGCCTTCCCCTGCGACCGAAAGACCATCGAACGCTACACGGCTTACCGGACCGCCAAGCCGCCCGTTATCGACGGAAAACTAGACGAAGAAATCTGGACCAAAATTCCGCGTTCTCCCCGGTTTGTCGATCTGGTTTCGGGCAATAACACCATTCACGACACCCGGGCCGCCGTGTGCTGGGATAACGAGAATCTGTACGTGGCCTTCTGGGTAGAGGAACCCTTCATCAACGCCAAGCTGACCAACCATAACGATCCGATTTACACGGACAACGACGTTGAAGTATTTATCGCCGGAAAGGATACTTACTACGAATTTGAAATCAATTCTTTTGGAACGCGCTACGAAGCGTTTTTTATCTGGAAAGAAGCTTACGAAAAAGGCGGTTACGACCAGAATCCGATCTTTGCGCTATCGAACCCGAATGTAAAGAAGTTTAACGGGGTAGGCTACAAACACCACCCACGGGGGCTGCGCTACGGCTCCTGGGACTTCCGGTTTCCGGGCCTGCAAAGCGCGGTTCATATCGACGGGACCATCAACAACAACAAGGATCGGGACCGCAAATGGACCGTCGAGCTGGCGTTTCCCTGGAAAGGCATGGAGTGGATTGCCAAGGCAGATAACCGTGCGCTGCCTCCCAAAAACAACGACAACTGGCGCATCGATTTTTCCCGCTTCAACACCTACAAGGAAGCCGCCCCCGCCGACGACCACGGCGGCTGGGCGTGGAACTCCCACCGCGTCTGGGACTCGCACGTTCCGGAATGTTTCCCCATCATCACGTTTTCCAACAAGACCCGGTAG
- a CDS encoding dihydrofolate reductase family protein — protein sequence MRKLILSLQMSLDGVASDPEKWMTLSDEILESAIAYYDTLDAILVGGNSYAGLADYWQQAEPNFGSETERRFARKINDIKKIVFSRSPMDLTWQHSEQLFFDDTDSLAQQIQQLKNSDGKNISVESGLKSWQLFLKLNLFDELVLGVHPVVAGQGEKLFADTEAQLPLQLITSKVYQNGVVELHYQKG from the coding sequence ATGAGAAAACTAATCTTATCCCTGCAAATGTCGCTCGATGGTGTTGCATCCGACCCGGAAAAATGGATGACACTGAGCGATGAAATCCTCGAATCCGCCATTGCGTACTACGATACGCTGGACGCGATTCTGGTTGGCGGCAACAGCTACGCCGGGCTGGCGGACTACTGGCAGCAGGCCGAACCAAATTTCGGATCCGAAACGGAGCGCCGGTTTGCCCGGAAAATCAATGACATCAAGAAAATCGTTTTTTCACGCTCCCCGATGGACCTGACCTGGCAGCATTCAGAACAATTGTTCTTCGACGATACCGATTCGCTGGCGCAGCAAATCCAACAGCTCAAAAACAGCGATGGCAAAAATATTTCGGTAGAAAGTGGGCTGAAAAGCTGGCAGTTGTTCCTGAAACTAAATCTTTTTGATGAGTTGGTGCTGGGTGTTCATCCCGTCGTGGCGGGTCAGGGCGAGAAGTTGTTTGCGGATACGGAAGCCCAATTGCCACTTCAATTGATAACCAGCAAGGTGTACCAGAACGGCGTTGTTGAACTGCATTATCAAAAAGGTTGA
- a CDS encoding VOC family protein, with amino-acid sequence MQKITTFLTFNDQAEQAALLYTSIFKNSRINHISRYGAGAPVPAGTVMSVSFVLDGQAFSALNGGPHFKFAEGISLFVHCETQEEVDEYWEKLTAGGGQPGPCGWLKDSFGVSWQIIPAALGQLLQSGDPGKAQRVLQAMMQMSKIDIAALEQAAEQVTV; translated from the coding sequence ATGCAGAAGATCACCACTTTTCTGACGTTCAACGACCAGGCCGAGCAAGCTGCTTTGCTGTACACGTCGATTTTCAAAAACTCGCGGATTAACCACATCAGCCGCTACGGAGCAGGCGCACCCGTACCGGCCGGGACCGTTATGTCCGTCTCCTTTGTGCTCGATGGGCAGGCGTTTTCGGCCTTAAACGGCGGTCCGCATTTTAAGTTTGCCGAAGGGATTTCGCTTTTTGTGCACTGCGAAACCCAGGAGGAGGTCGACGAATATTGGGAAAAGCTGACCGCCGGTGGAGGGCAACCCGGCCCGTGCGGCTGGCTGAAAGACTCGTTTGGGGTGTCGTGGCAGATCATTCCGGCGGCTCTGGGGCAGTTGTTGCAGAGCGGGGATCCCGGGAAAGCCCAGCGCGTCTTGCAGGCCATGATGCAAATGTCCAAAATTGACATTGCCGCGCTGGAACAGGCGGCTGAGCAGGTTACGGTCTGA
- a CDS encoding SusC/RagA family TonB-linked outer membrane protein, with amino-acid sequence MKTKSTGRFLFRWALLFTGLVGVCRGPAWAQGTARQVVTGKVTSVVDGTPLPGVNVVLKGTQVGTTTNGTGNYTIDVSGAAPALVFSYIGFNTQEIAVANQKVINISLTESVSTLKEAVVTALGIKREKRSLGYSVGNVESKALTETPQNNVLNALSGKVAGVQISQMGGGVGSSVSMIIRGANSLNGDNQPLFVIDGVPVANKLNNGFGGADMGNPISDINPNDIANVSVLKGPSAAALYGSRAGNGVVLITTKSGAGGKKGIGVSLNTAVVADVPLQYVAVQNKFGSGKTGAHILEEPENESWGAALDKGEQWALWNSNGQKVPLVSYPNRFRDFFQTGITNTNNVSINGNYDKGSFRLSLGNMKNTGIIPNTDLSRLTLALNTTYNLTDKLRASVNMNITESGSNNRPIIDQSRNDVVRSVYETGSQVNINDLRDYWLPGQEGIAQRKYKDKQNNPFYLVYENPTGFKRDRVVSKIQLDYDITKDFLITGRYSRDSYEEILEAKKAYNNFEAPNGAYQVSNNYNKETNLDLILSYRKNFGDNWSLNALGGFNRLEQYGRSLATSATALVVPGVYNISNGAPGAVAYNSLLNRKKLYGVYGSASIGFKDMVYLDLTARNDWTSTLPKGNNSYFYPSASFSVIASEIVKMPRWVSFAKIRAGYAQVGNDVAPYAYSRIYQTALDWGAAKSMFMGGTLTNPNLKPEIATSSEIGVDLKFLNNRLGLDATFYQRGNKNQVLSIVTPIESGANTKQINAGLVESKGFELALYTTPIKTEDFSWDMNFTLTRNRTYITQLADGIKYFSFASYSGAEVRTYEGGQVGDIYAAPILRVKDTNSPYYGYPIVTSGGLYQTDNDVNNLKKIGNFNHKFLMGVQPSITYKNFTVFANVDWRLGGSFYSNTMMFLGNNGQLEKTLTGETYDPNRRLDEQIKENPDKYLGSWVGGRNAEYHGFAWPEGSVEAGRRVQDASLNPGVLATKDANGNTVYTENLGGPGSKWLDPFSAYRYANRPFAEKNMYSATYVKVREVSITYRLPKAFVNRLHLQNASVGFVANNLFMWTAAGIKGLDPERAFRPNGVGWSQGVEYYNVLPFTGSFGAKLNVDF; translated from the coding sequence ATGAAAACAAAATCTACTGGTAGATTCCTCTTCCGCTGGGCTCTGCTTTTTACCGGATTGGTCGGTGTATGTCGAGGCCCGGCCTGGGCGCAGGGAACGGCCCGGCAAGTGGTTACGGGAAAAGTGACTTCGGTTGTCGATGGTACCCCGCTGCCGGGGGTCAACGTCGTTTTGAAAGGAACGCAGGTCGGAACCACCACCAACGGCACCGGCAACTATACAATTGACGTGAGTGGGGCCGCTCCCGCGCTGGTGTTTTCCTACATCGGTTTTAACACCCAGGAAATTGCCGTAGCCAACCAAAAAGTAATCAATATCAGCCTGACCGAAAGTGTTTCCACGCTGAAAGAAGCCGTTGTGACGGCTTTGGGGATCAAGCGGGAAAAGCGGTCGCTGGGCTACTCGGTCGGGAATGTCGAGAGCAAGGCCCTCACCGAAACGCCCCAGAACAATGTCCTCAATGCCTTGTCGGGCAAAGTGGCCGGGGTGCAGATTTCGCAGATGGGCGGGGGCGTCGGGTCGTCGGTGAGCATGATCATCCGGGGGGCCAACTCCCTCAACGGCGATAACCAGCCGCTTTTTGTCATTGACGGGGTTCCAGTGGCCAACAAGCTAAACAACGGCTTCGGGGGCGCTGACATGGGCAACCCCATTTCCGACATCAACCCGAATGACATTGCTAACGTGTCCGTGCTGAAAGGACCCAGTGCCGCAGCCCTGTATGGTTCGCGGGCGGGCAACGGGGTTGTGCTGATCACGACCAAATCCGGCGCGGGGGGTAAAAAGGGAATTGGCGTGTCCCTGAACACTGCCGTGGTGGCCGACGTTCCGTTGCAGTACGTAGCGGTTCAAAACAAATTCGGGTCGGGCAAGACGGGGGCGCACATCCTGGAAGAGCCCGAAAATGAAAGCTGGGGCGCTGCGCTGGACAAAGGTGAGCAATGGGCGTTGTGGAACAGCAACGGACAAAAAGTGCCGCTGGTTTCGTACCCCAACCGGTTCCGGGATTTTTTCCAGACCGGGATTACCAACACAAACAACGTCTCGATTAACGGCAACTACGACAAAGGAAGCTTCCGGCTGTCGCTCGGGAATATGAAAAATACCGGCATCATTCCGAACACCGATCTGTCCCGCCTGACGCTCGCCCTGAACACCACCTACAACCTGACCGACAAGCTGCGGGCCTCGGTAAATATGAACATCACCGAATCGGGCTCCAACAACCGGCCGATCATCGACCAAAGCCGTAATGATGTGGTGCGGAGTGTATACGAAACCGGCTCCCAGGTAAACATAAACGACCTGCGCGACTACTGGCTTCCGGGCCAGGAGGGCATCGCGCAGCGGAAATACAAGGACAAACAAAACAATCCCTTCTACTTGGTGTACGAAAATCCCACCGGCTTCAAACGCGACAGGGTGGTGAGCAAAATCCAGCTCGATTACGACATCACGAAGGACTTCCTGATCACCGGCCGGTACTCGCGCGACTCGTATGAGGAAATCCTGGAAGCGAAAAAGGCCTACAACAACTTCGAGGCTCCGAATGGGGCCTATCAGGTTTCCAACAACTACAACAAGGAAACCAACCTGGACCTGATTCTGAGCTACAGGAAAAATTTCGGCGACAACTGGAGCCTGAATGCCCTGGGCGGTTTTAACCGACTCGAGCAATACGGACGGAGCCTGGCCACGTCGGCAACGGCCCTGGTGGTGCCCGGCGTTTACAACATTTCCAATGGTGCGCCCGGTGCCGTTGCCTACAACAGCCTGCTGAACCGCAAGAAACTTTACGGGGTGTACGGATCAGCCTCGATTGGCTTCAAAGACATGGTTTACCTCGATCTGACCGCGCGGAACGACTGGACCAGTACGCTGCCGAAAGGCAACAATTCGTATTTCTACCCGTCGGCATCCTTTAGCGTTATCGCTTCGGAAATAGTCAAAATGCCGCGTTGGGTCAGCTTTGCCAAAATCCGGGCGGGGTATGCGCAGGTGGGGAACGACGTAGCGCCCTACGCGTACAGCCGCATCTACCAGACCGCCCTCGACTGGGGTGCGGCCAAAAGCATGTTCATGGGGGGAACGCTCACCAACCCGAACCTCAAGCCGGAAATTGCCACCTCGAGCGAGATCGGTGTGGACCTGAAATTCCTCAACAACCGGCTGGGACTGGATGCAACGTTCTATCAGCGGGGAAACAAAAACCAGGTTCTGTCGATTGTGACGCCCATCGAATCCGGTGCGAACACCAAGCAGATCAACGCCGGACTGGTGGAAAGCAAAGGTTTCGAGCTGGCTTTGTACACGACGCCCATCAAAACGGAGGACTTTTCCTGGGATATGAACTTCACCCTGACCCGGAACCGTACTTACATCACCCAACTGGCGGACGGGATCAAGTACTTCTCGTTTGCGTCCTACTCCGGGGCTGAAGTACGGACGTACGAGGGAGGTCAGGTGGGCGATATTTATGCGGCACCGATCCTGCGGGTGAAAGACACCAATTCGCCGTACTACGGCTATCCAATCGTGACCAGCGGAGGGCTTTACCAAACCGACAACGACGTAAACAACCTGAAAAAGATCGGCAACTTCAACCACAAGTTTCTGATGGGCGTTCAACCGTCGATCACTTACAAGAACTTTACAGTATTCGCCAACGTTGACTGGCGCCTGGGCGGGTCGTTCTATTCCAATACGATGATGTTCCTGGGCAACAATGGACAATTGGAAAAAACCCTGACCGGCGAAACCTACGACCCGAACCGACGCCTGGACGAGCAGATCAAAGAAAATCCGGACAAATACCTGGGTAGCTGGGTGGGCGGCCGCAATGCCGAATACCACGGATTCGCCTGGCCGGAAGGAAGCGTGGAAGCGGGCCGACGGGTGCAGGACGCCAGCCTGAACCCGGGCGTTTTGGCCACCAAAGATGCCAACGGCAACACGGTTTACACCGAAAACCTGGGCGGTCCCGGCAGTAAATGGCTGGATCCCTTCAGCGCCTACCGCTACGCCAACCGTCCGTTTGCCGAAAAAAACATGTACAGTGCTACGTACGTGAAAGTACGGGAAGTTTCGATTACCTACCGTCTGCCCAAAGCCTTTGTCAATCGACTGCATTTGCAGAACGCATCGGTTGGGTTCGTCGCGAACAACCTCTTTATGTGGACGGCGGCCGGTATCAAGGGGCTCGACCCCGAACGGGCTTTCCGGCCCAACGGCGTGGGCTGGTCGCAGGGGGTGGAGTATTACAACGTACTGCCTTTCACGGGTTCGTTCGGGGCTAAATTGAATGTAGACTTTTAA